aaattgaaattattaaaaatcaaaatttaaatccattGGAGGAGGAAATGCAAATATTGGAAATTGAACTTACAAATAGAATTGCAACAATGACCAATTTGTTGTCAGAGTCAAGAAGTGAAAGATGGAATGATGATTTGAATGATAATtatgataaattaatatcaatgtTTGAAATGacattaaaacaattaatttcaattaaatcatcaattgaaaatggttttaatcaaaattcaATCGATGAATTAATTCAACCATTAATTCCATTCATTCAATGTTTAATTGAAGAAGTTTACTTACAAATGGGAATTAtgattgaaatattaaaaaatcaaaattttaatataaatgataatgattcaatatttaaagtattattaaaatcatttgatgaaACTCAAGAATTGGTTGATAGAGTTAAAGGTGCATTTAAACAAGTTGTAAAAGAATACCAAGAAACtaatattcaattattatcaaatgatgatCTCACTAAAGCTCATTTCTTTGTTCATGGTAttctatcattttcattacaaCAACGTCAATTTGCTGATATCTTAATCAATgttaaaaaacaacaacattcATATTCAGTAAGATGGGAATTAATTAGATATGGTTTATTAATGGTATTATTTGGTTTCCctttaatgataattaaaagatgcaaatttattaaaaataaattatttggtagTGGTGGCAGTACTAATGGTAGCAGCAGCAGTGGTGGCAGTACTAgtggtgaaattaaaaaagataataatttaattttaatttttaaatggattcattttaattattttaaagatgATAAATGGAGGTTTCCATTACAAATGTCAATTTCTTTAACAAGTGGTACAATTCCATTCTTTtttgttggtgatggtgttTCTGATAGTTCTGGTATGTTTGTTACATTTGGTGTTTGGACAGTAACAACAATAGTTTTTATCATTGGACCCAGTGTCGGTGCATCAATTACTCAAGGATTTAGAGAGAGTAGAGGTACATTGGGAGGTGCAATAGTTGGTTTCGCAGTATCATTACTATGTAGTCATATCCCAACACCATATAAagaaattgtaataattgtaTTTGTTTTCATTTTCACTTTCTTTATTTCATATCCacatcaaaataaaattcattcCCAATCTGCTGAAATTTGTGAATTAACTTTTCTATTAGTACTTTTAGGTCAAAATCTATCCCATGATTTTGATTACATGTTTGCTGTATTAAGAACTGTTCATATCATATTTGGTGTAATCTGGAATGCTTTAATCTGTTTAATTGTATTCCCATTCTTTTCATACAAAAACAcaagaattaaaatattcCAAATTACAAATTCTCTATCAGATAcctttatcaatattatcattaatggTTTAAGAATGAATGAACAAATTaatcacaaccacaaccaacaTGGTGATAATCAAGATaagaataatattaaaaatattttaattaattatgataaaaacttcaacaataacaataataataattatttcgataatattaataatattattaaattacaaattggTACACTTGAATCAGTTAAATATTTAAGAGAGaatatgaaaaaagaaatttatgaATCATTAAAGGAGATTAGAATTGGCATTGATGGAATTAGAGATTCTTTATCAAGTGTTGAATCTGAATTATATTTCGTATCACCTTCAAAAACTGttaaatattattcattaactgaaaatttaattaattgttcaaCTAGATTAATTTCCTTAGAAAATTCATTTGATCCAATTTTTatagatttaattattttatcaatgtttaatttaaatcgaccattaaatgatttatttcaACAATTGATTTCATCAAAAtctgatattaaattattaatggctggtaaatttaaatcatcatctaatggtgatgatatatttaaacattgtcaattaattaatgaaaagtGGGATTTAGTTAAAcaagaatttaaatcaataagATTATTCCTTTTAAAGGAAGGATTGTTCCATATCCTTCATcctcatcaaattcaatttggtTCTGGTATTCATTCGATTGAATTATTCATTCAATCATTCattcttttatttgaagatttacgttcaattaaagatgaaacaagttatttaaaacaatttttaaaattaaaatgaattatttaaattttaaaaaaattgttttaatcatttaaaaaaaaaaaaaaaaaaaaaaaaaaaaaaaaaaaaagtttaaataaatttaatttttttgttatttaacCACTccccaaaaaaaatcaagttttttattatttatttaatatatatttttctaatttttgtttttagattatttaaaaaaaataaataatcaaaaataacttttttttaatttttgttatttttattattgatacattaaaaaaataagatataaaaattaataatcacaataaaaaaaaaaaaaaaaaaaaaaaaaaaaaatatcttggaatttatttttgttgatCAAAATTATGGTTTTTGGTggtgtttattatttattttattttatttatttgctAAATGTTTtggaaattgaattttctgGTTTTGGTTGAATTGTTGGTGGTTTAATAACCAAAGTTCTGGAGGCACCACTACCATTACgagtctttttttttaaatatttaatgggaaagtttaaaaaaaaaaaaaaaagaaaatattagtcccttaaaataaaaaaaaaatacaagatataaaatatttttaaaatttacattTTGTTGAAAGAATGATAATTTTTGTgacattattttttacagaAGGATTattagaataaaataaaataaaaaaaaaaaataaaaaaataaaaaaaaaaaaaaataaaataaaaaaaaaaaattgactAAATACTGTtgtgaaaattataaaaaaatatctaattataaaaaaaaaaaaatgttttaaaaaaaaaaaaaaaagatcaccAAACGttcacaaaaataaaaaaaataaaaaaaaataaaaaaaaaaaaaaaaaaatcgacTAAATATCGTtgtgaaaattataaaaatagaaatatttGATCATCAATCACTAAAGTTTATTTGAAtacaaacaaaaataaaaaaaaaaaaaaaaaaaaaaaaaaaaaaaaaaaaaatattaaaaataaaaattaaaaaatattattttttttttttaaaaaaaaatcataaaaaaaaaaaaaactcaaaaaaaaaaaaaaaaaaaacaatttttctACATGTACTTCTAAAAactatttgtattattattactatttttttcattcttaatttatttatttttttcataaattgTATAATTACACaccacacacacacacacatatatatatatatacatacactctctctttttaaattttgcgatatttttttaaagttatatatacatatattacTTTATCACTCACCCACCCACCATCACTTTAtatattgaatttatatattgtatacaattttaaagaattaaataatttaaaacaaacaaacaaacaaataaataaataaataaataaataaataaataaaataaagtaacaatatataataaataaaaaaaataaaaataattgaaaaatgtcAGAACTATCAGAGAGTGGTAGTTATAATAGTTATAACTCGTTGAGTGCTGGTAGtccattaccattacaaGAGATATTTAATGGAGCAGAAACTAAATGTCAAAGTCATTATTTACAATCACGAATTAATACAAACTATGAACAAGttaaacaacaattaaaagaatctGCAGAAAAGAAAAACTCTTCAAAAATCTATTCATCACTTCAACATTTAACTTACTATAAAGTCGAAAAGGATTTATTAGAAACTATCCTTAGAATCATTGATATCACTGATGATAAGAAAACGTTACGTTTAgcatattattttttaggtGAAATTTCACaatttaaacatttaattaataattctactgtaagtattattattattattattaatatatttattttttaaaaaaaaaagtataattaatatttatatatatatatatatattttctattaggaaattaaaaatataacaacaatttttaataaagagaTGCAACATAAAGATATTTCAAGAAAAGTTGTATCATTAAAAACTACAGCATCTGTTGCACCAAATgatgttttaattgatggtaaaattattaaataattcatatagatagattaaaaataataaatactaatattattatttattattaattattattaaatattattagcAAATATTTTAGATGTAATTTCAGGTATTTTAAGAAAAGTTGGTGAAGATCCAGataaaacacaaaaaaagaaaggatTTTTTACAAGAGCAACAACAGATTTAGGTAGAGAGAGGTCATTATTACAATATTCATGTTTTGTAGCATGTAGAAATAGATATAAGAATAATCCATCATTGTTTATGCCAATTGTAGAGGGTATTAAATGTGTGGATCCAGTAGGTGCAAGACATGCAGTTTCATTGACTCTAAATTATGCATTGGAGAATCCATCGACTGTGGCAGCAACTACAAAAAGATTCATACCATTGTTAAAGGCAAATAAAGGTAAAGAGGCAGTTTACTTGGTGGACCCATTCGCAAGAAGAAATTTCATAAAGCTTTGTGGTCATTTAGCAGCGACTCCATCACCCATTGGTAATGTGATCACCATGGAGAATAAGGATTTCTTTCAATCGTTGTGTCAATCTGTAATGGATGCTCATCTATCGGTTGCATTCTATGCAATCAATGTGTTGTCGAGATTCTCTTGGCCAACATTAGAATCTGCCCATATCGACGCCATCCAATTCGATTCAGAGTTGCCCCATTTCGAATCGTTGGCATTCCAAACCTCACTAATCGTGGGCATTTGCAATAAGATGAGAATTGGTTTCAACACCTATTCCATTGGTGCCTATTCCAACTACTCGATGCAACATGGTCACCATCATctccatcattatcatcaaggTGGAAGCGGCACTGTCGGTGGATCCGTTCCATCCTCATCGTCGTCCTCCTCATCTTCCTCAAACATAACCACATCAGCCTTATCATCAGGCTCATCTAGTAACTCATCATTGTCAAGTCAACAATTACTATTggtacaacaacaacaacaacaattactaCATCAACAATCAAATCCATTCCTTCATTTAGcttgtaaattaatttcgGTTCTATCACAATCCTATGTAAAATATTCTTATCCAAAGGATTCAACAACTCAACAACCAATCATTGGCGATTGGTCATTCGATGaaaaacaatatcaacatcaaTCAGTTTATCCATATCATCATAATTTATCACCATTTACTGGTTTACCAAatccaatttcaaataataataatagtagcaataatacaaaagatcaatcaacaacaacaacaacatcaacaacatcatcatcatcaaattctaTACATCCATTTTCAAGTTTAacacaattaattttaaatttattaaatatatcacCAAGTATTTCAATTAGAATTCAAGCATTAAAAGCATTAGTTTGGTTATGTCCTTCAAATTTAGAtcaatcaaaattatatttagaaACTTTTAGAAGTCAATTACGTGATCCATATCATCCAActcatttatttaaagaattatttttagaactCTATAAGAGAATCATTGCAACACCAATACTTTCACCAATGATATTAGAGTTGGTTTATGATTGGATAGATATAATTCCATCGAAATGTGATACTAGTTTAGTTTGTGAAATTTGGAAAACCATAGTTGAATTTGGTAAAGTATTTGCCAATGAAAAACTATTGGCTAGTATCTTTAAGATATTGGATCGTATAGTTCATCCAGATTTCCGTGTGCTTGCTATGGAGATTCAAAAAGATATCATTAAATTCCTTGGTGAATACTCCAATCAAATCACTTTTGAACAACCATCAAGATTCGAACAATGTAAATCACGTTCTGGttcaaatcaacaacaacatcttTCAAATATGTCTTTGAATTCAATCATTCAAAGATTACAACAATATTCAATCTTTTCACCATGGCAAATTAGAttagaatcaattgattccTTGGCAAAGATAGCTTTTCAATCCTCAACCGTCGTTAAAGTTCATATCTATAACTTTTTAACTTTACTTCCAAATGAATCTCATGGTTGGACAACCGTTAAATCAAATACTTCAATCATTGTAAATACTTTGGATCAATTGTTAACTTGTCGTGCTAAATGGTTACCTCTATTCAAATCATCCGATCTAtctcaaaatcaaattaaagatCTTAAAAATGATCATACAAATCTTTGTCTACAAATTGGTTTATTCTTTGATCAATTAtcttttgattatttacCATTAGGTATTGAatctaaaaaatatcttggttcaaaataataattaataataataaataataataatttttaaaaatttaaaataaaataaaaagtaatacaataataataataataataataataataataataataataataataataataataataataataataataataataataataataataataataataataataataataataataataataaatgataaaaataaaattaaaaataaaaatttatatacatatatataatcttttttcctttttttttttttttttttaatttttttttttaatttatttttttttaatttattcttctaaatttatagaatttttaaatttagcaTAAAGTAtaacttttaattctttatgtttttcattaatatcattaatgTCGCTATCTatctttttaatatcttcttCAAGTttgttaatatatttttcaatCAATGATTCTGCGTCTTCTTTATTAACTTCTAAAAATGCTTCTCCCAttgaatatttgaattttgaatcatcatctgcaataaataaatcatcttGTGAATCTGTTgctttttctaaatcttcctaaattatttttataaatttaagtATTAGTAATGtgtttaaaaatagtttttttttttttttttatatttacttGTTTTGCTTTCTTTTCTCTCATTAATTCATgttttctattatttaatcTACCAAAAAGGTTGATCATTTTTTGATCTGCTGCACAAACTTCTGTTTCTAAAACTTCATCAACTTTTTCTATCtgttaaaatttatattattttaatttagttaGTATGTGTTAAATCATAGGAATGAGGGATTGTTtgtaaaataaatctttGCTATTCATACCATTGTCTTggacatttttaatttttatatatacaaaTTGGGGGTATCGTTTTTGGTGGGTGAATATGAAgtgaatttttgaaaaaaaaaaaaaaaaaaaaaaaaaaatcataaaaaaaaaaaaaaaataaaaaaaaataaaaaaaaacaaatttaaaaataaattgttctataccaaaaataattataaaaaattaataataaaaattatttacatcccaaaacagttttttttttatttttattttaattatttttttttattttttttatttttattttaatgttattttttttatttttaattttttttttttatttttttttttatttttttttttatttttcaatttcattttattttttttattttttttaaatttcaaatttatttttaattaatttaaaattttaaaaaaaataacattaaaaaatgtCAGACGACGAAAAGAAATTCAGATCAAAGTTATACACAAAAACAGGTGATAAAGGAACATCAGCCTTGTATAATGGTGAAAGACGTCCAAAAAATGATACCTTTTTCCATTCTTTAGGTTCAATAGATGAACTTTCAGCTTGTATTGGTGTTGCGTAAGTATATTTTCaacttattttatttcatagGGAtaggttttaaaattttttttttttttttttttttttttttataaaatttagaTTAGAATActgtttaattgataaaaatggaTTAGAACCATACTTGGAAAGAATAGTTGGTGTTATGCTTGATATTGGTGCTTGTATTGCAACTCCATTGGATAATTCACAAGAAAAACATATTAAGAAAACTAAATTAGATGATAGAAAATATGTTGAAACTTTAGAAAGATGGATTGATACAATTGATTCTCAATTACCACCattaaaattctttattatccctgtaggtttttttttttaaaaaaaaaaaaaaaaaaaaaaaaaaaaaaaaaaaaaaaaatttaacaaaaatttaattaataatttttaaagtgTAATGTAGGTTTAGCTAGTTCTCATTTACATGTTGCAAGATCAGTTTGTTGAAGAGCAGAGAGAGAAATTGTTGGTTTAATTAAGTTCTCATTGGTTCCTGAAGTAGTCGGAATTTTTATCAACAGATTAAGTGATTTCCTTTTTGCTGCAGCTCGTTTCGCCGCTATGAAGAGTGGTAAAGATGAAGCTTATTGGACAAGTAAAGGTGTTACTTTTGATGATATTTAAATGTaccattgtttttttgtaaaagataaaaaaataaaattaaaaataaaaactttattaattaattacaaaaaaaaaaaaaaaaaaaaaaaaaaattaatttttttattttattattactatttttaatttttttattttattatcactatttttaatttttttttttgaaattaaaaaagggtTAAAATATCCTcccaaaaataattttcactttccaggaaaaaaaaaaaaaaaaaaaaaaaaaaaatggataaaataaatcatttaggACCAGTGTGCATTTAGAAagggaaaaaataaaaaaaaataatttttcatttttttttctggctaaagttttttttttttttttttttttttttttttttttaatttttttaatttttatttttgtttctGTTTGACACTTGACACTTCATATATATCCaccttttttataattattcttattatttaaattaattgataattcatttaatttataaataatttttataataaagtctttttccaattaatatatatactCTATAAATGAATAgaatctttaataataataatatcaccaACTCATTATTAGAATTCTCCaactttttatttcttaACAAAGAATAACATTttatgttttcttttttttttttaaaaatttatttaaaagaaaactaaaaaaactaaataaataaataaactcaaacaaaattcaaaacaaacaaaattCAACACAAACAaatatattcaaaataaacaaataaacaaataaatagataaaataatgaaaaagaaaacagtatttttttcattagcaattttattggtaatactttttaatcaaattttagaaataaaaagtgaagctactactactactagtTTAACCATCAGCACCAGTAATGAAGGTAGTAGTAGTACaagtaataaatttattgtaAAAGGAGAAGAGAATGAATATGAAAATGAGGGGGGTGAATGTAAAGATAATATAGGATGTGGTAGAAATGCAAGTagattaatattatcattcctttttttaattttactttcAATGTTAGTAATCTATGTTCTCACTAGaataaatattcattatATACCAGAATCATTAGCAGTAGTAGTA
This region of Dictyostelium discoideum AX4 chromosome 3 chromosome, whole genome shotgun sequence genomic DNA includes:
- the pfdn4 gene encoding prefoldin beta-like domain containing protein; amino-acid sequence: MSKTMIEKVDEVLETEVCAADQKMINLFGRLNNRKHELMREKKAKQEDLEKATDSQDDLFIADDDSKFKYSMGEAFLEVNKEDAESLIEKYINKLEEDIKKIDSDINDINEKHKELKVILYAKFKNSINLEE